One Nicotiana sylvestris chromosome 12, ASM39365v2, whole genome shotgun sequence genomic window carries:
- the LOC104216993 gene encoding protein ESSENTIAL FOR POTEXVIRUS ACCUMULATION 1-like — MAEGKLDLPDDLLSSNPSDHSKGSDDSKPFMGQLDISKDQAMVDSSIPLSPQWLYAKPSDTKMEMHPPSSLSLGSSADSSQKEAWCTDMPEDKKDWRRTPVDTESGCRWREEERETSLLGRRERKKTDRDVNNRNSGLDTRRDSKWSSRWGPDGKEKENRSEKRIDVDKEDVHNDGQPFLANRAVSERESDSRDKWRPRHRMEGNFAAPGSYRAAPGFGQERGKVEGSNVGFNLGRGRSAVTIVRPSSGGAIGASPFENSVAGKPSISAGIFCYPRGKTLDIYRMQKLGSSLCSMPENMEEEPPVTQVIAIEPLAFVVPDAEEEAVLNDIWKGKITGSGVSYNPFRKGQSMDDVTETVDTEPNNPKQGAPSADVTEETADRLLKTSKGVEEANAYSFSYENGVKVKLDGGDNHEGQKERVSESITADERLLSRKRTVNNDCLKVISGSKSDTSEVSLPESGVTRAPVFENIQQHVAFDVSSKVPDDSNSLFAKSSSEIYWNNLLGRGTPPEELSLYYRDPQGEIQGPFLGADIISWFDQGFFGTDLPVRLEDAPEDSRFFELGDIMPHLKFGHEYVGNINLSQVEPSAVLEGKLDSGLHCSASVSEMVGSAALDGLSWPTSDFDGQNGLGGHRNQSVPDHPARQFKPPYLQNEELHDFVAQDEEIVFPGRPGSSGNPIGKTSIGPTDPSNMHRAIPNALTGGRVPNQEEPLHPLGLLWSELEGTSGKSGPISDVPFSGGGQDQILNPVAARVAPFGAKTEPASTVETWTDAYRRNAVSEPNLYQDATDASHLLHRDHELNRFELADKLFSQQLQQQHPNSLMSSHNSHLNEAMLEQGANYNSIHQPQLASQTGQDLEHFMALQLQQQQQRQLQLQQQLQQQQQFHQQQMLLKEQQSHARQLLLEQLLQSQICDSSRAQSRLGSIRHNSALEQVLIKQQILSELQQRSHLPPRHAEPSIEHLIQAKFGQIPRQGHQNDLMELLSRAKHGQLHPVEHQILQQEQVHERLRQRLEMEEDRQIGSVWHVDETGQFLRNPAVARRANSGFGPLDIYQLQQIPLPEEHVSHLERNLSVQDRLQRGLYDSGLLPLERTMSVPGGGPSVNLDAVNPLLRAQGLEMQDPNSRMQSAGHMPGFSTGTHAQSPHHPLFSNQFHAPNADTIENHWPERNGQLPVDWMETRIQQLHLNGEMQRRDFDVKRASEDQSMWMSAGASDDSSKRLLMELLQQKSGQQSTEKAEMTRGILFERGFHSGQFSGTNASNCSFNPLLDQDTSLNQAFSVGSYGSNSGLPPQRDHVDEIASSLNVGERLPFKSHSGALSEVEPAFSSINDASLVYLEARESIGGQAGVMTVEGEMPVVNLLSRHSSLGTGGGNLDFYNDKSDRGDSIAEEIPMERVTVTSKRLDNILLKRPPVLRVSSTQEGLSDLTSDTLVRSKNPSDAMASERGKREAGGNAANQVRDTVTSGKKDVRFRRTASCGDADVSETSFSDMLKSNAKKPAAQEAHASEASDGTQCARSGKKKGKKGRQIDPALLGFKVTSNRIMMGEIQRIED, encoded by the exons ATGGCCGAAGGGAAGCTCGATCTCCCTGACGATCTCCTTTCCTCTAACCCTTCCGATCACTCCAAAG GTAGCGATGACAGCAAGCCTTTCATGGGCCAGCTTGATATTTCCAAAG ATCAAGCCATGGTGGACAGCAGCATTCCTTTGTCTCCACAATGGCTTTATGCTAAACCAAGTGACACAAAGATG GAAATGCATCCACCGAGCTCTTTGTCACTTGGAAGTTCTGCTGATTCAAGTCAAAAGGAGGCCTGGTGTACAGATATGCCTGAGGACAAAAAGGATTGGAGAAGAACGCCAGTGGATACTGAGAGTGGTTGCCGGTGGCGTGAGGAAGAGAGGGAAACTAGCTTGCTTGGTCGAAGAGAACGAAAGAAAACCGATCGTGATGTTAATAACCGCAATTCTGGGCTTGATACAAGACGTGATAGCAAGTGGTCTTCTAGGTGGGGTCCTGatggcaaagaaaaagaaaatcgcAGTGAGAAAAGGATAGATGTAGATAAGGAAGATGTTCATAATGATGGTCAACCATTTCTCGCTAACCGTGCTGTCTCGGAGCGGGAGTCAGATTCTCGTGATAAGTGGCGTCCACGCCATAGAATGGAAGGTAACTTTGCGGCTCCAGGTTCCTATCGTGCTGCCCCAGGCTTTGGACAGGAACGAGGAAAAGTAGAAGGGTCAAATGTGGGATTTAACTTGGGTCGTGGGAGGTCTGCTGTGACTATTGTAAGACCTTCCTCTGGGGGTGCAATTGGTGCTTCACCATTTGAGAATTCTGTTGCTGGAAAACCAAGCATCTCAGCTGGCATATTTTGTTATCCAAGGGGGAAAACTCTTGACATATACCGCATGCAAAAGCTTGGCTCATCTCTTTGTAGCATGCCTGAAAATATGGAAGAAGAACCCCCAGTTACTCAAGTAATTGCTATTGAACCATTGGCTTTTGTTGTTCCTGATGCTGAGGAGGAG GCTGTCCTCAATGACATATGGAAAGGTAAAATTACTGGTAGTGGTGTTTCTTACAATCCTTTTAGAAAGGGTCAATCAATGGATGATGTCACAG AAACTGTGGATACGGAGCCCAACAATCCAAAGCAGGGTGCTCCCTCTGCTGATGTCACCGAAGAGACAGCTGATAGGTTACTGAAAACTTCAAAAGGTGTTGAAGAAGCCAATGCCTATAGCTTTTCTTATGAGAATGGTGTCAAGGTCAAGTTGGATG GTGGAGATAATCATGAAGGACAGAAAGAGAGAGTTTCTGAATCTATTACTGCAGATGAAAGATTGTTGTCCAGGAAGAGAACTGTCAATAATGACTGCTTGAAAGTCATTAGTGGGTCCAAATCTGATACTTCTGAGGTCAGCTTACCAGAGTCTGGAGTAACCAGGGCCCCTGTCTTTGAGAACATCCAACAACATGTTGCCTTTGATGTCAGTTCAAAGGTTCCTGATGATTCAAATTCCCTATTTGCAAAGTCCTCTTCAGAAATCTACTGGAACAACCTTCTGGGAAGGGGTACCCCACCTGAGGAGTTGAGTTTGTATTATCGTGATCCACAGGGCGAAATCCAGGGGCCATTTCTTGGAGCTGACATCATCTCATGGTTTGACCAGGGTTTTTTTGGAACTGACTTGCCAGTTCGGTTGGAAGATGCCCCTGAAGATTCACGTTTCTTTGAACTGGGTGACATAATGCCCCATTTGAAATTTGGACATGAGTATGTTGGTAACATCAATCTTTCTCAGGTAGAACCATCTGCTGTACTAGAGGGGAAGTTGGACTCTGGTTTACATTGCTCAGCTTCTGTTTCTGAGATGGTTGGTTCTGCTGCCCTGGATGGCTTGAGCTGGCCGACATCTGATTTTGATGGCCAAAATGGCCTTGGTGGACATCGTAATCAGTCAGTACCTGATCATCCAGCTCGTCAATTTAAACCGCCTTATTTACAAAATGAAGAGCTTCATGATTTTGTTGCTCAAGACGAAG AAATTGTGTTTCCGGGAAGACCTGGAAGCAGTGGCAATCCTATTGGAAAAACTTCAATAGGACCTACTGATCCTTCAAATATGCACCGTGCAATTCCAAACGCACTGACTGGGGGTCGAGTTCCAAATCAGGAAGAGCCACTGCACCCACTTGGTTTATTATGGTCAGAGCTTGAAGGCACTTCAGGAAAGAGTGGTCCTATCTCAGATGTTCCATTTAGTGGAGGTGGTCAGGATCAGATTCTAAACCCTGTTGCTGCAAGGGTTGCACCATTTGGTGCTAAGACGGAACCAGCCTCTACTGTCGAGACATGGACTGATGCTTATAGAAGAAATGCTGTATCAGAACCCAACTTATATCAAGATGCTACAGATGCCAGCCACTTGTTGCACAGGGACCACGAACTGAACCGGTTTGAGTTGGCAGATAAGCTGTTCTCCCAACAACTTCAACAACAGCATCCTAATAGTTTGATGTCTTCTCATAATAGTCATTTAAATGAAGCAATGCTGGAACAAGGGGCAAACTATAATTCAATACATCAACCGCAGTTGGCGAGTCAGACTGGGCAGGACTTGGAACACTTTATGGCTCTTCAGctgcagcagcagcagcagagaCAGTTACAGCTTCAACAACAACTGCAACAACAGCAACAGTTCCATCAACAGCAAATGCTACTGAAAGAGCAACAGTCCCATGCTAGACAGCTGCTTCTTGAACAATTATTGCAGAGTCAAATATGTGATTCAAGTCGTGCACAATCACGTCTTGGTTCTATTAGGCATAACAGTGCTCTGGAGCAGGTGTTGATTAAACAGCAAATTCTGAGTGAACTGCAGCAGCGTTCACATCTTCCCCCAAGACATGCTGAACCATCTATTGAGCATCTCATTCAAGCAAAATTTGGTCAAATACCGCGTCAAGGGCATCAAAATGATTTGATGGAGCTCCTATCTCGGGCAAAGCATGGACAGCTGCACCCTGTGGAACATCAAATCCTTCAACAGGAACAAGTGCATGAGAGGCTAAGGCAACGTTTGGAAATGGAGGAAGACAGACAGATTGGTTCTGTCTGGCATGTAGATGAAACTGGTCAGTTTCTCCGAAATCCAGCTGTTGCTCGTCGAGCCAACTCTGGATTTGGCCCATTAGATATTTACCAACTGCAACAGATACCCCTTCCTGAAGAGCATGTCAGTCATCTGGAAAGGAATTTGTCAGTGCAGGATAGACTTCAGCGGGGTCTCTATGACTCTGGATTACTGCCTTTAGAACGTACAATGTCAGTACCTGGTGGTGGTCCTAGTGTTAATTTGGACGCTGTAAATCCTCTATTGCGTGCACAAGGTTTAGAAATGCAAGATCCAAATTCAAGAATGCAATCAGCTGGTCATATGCCTGGGTTTTCGACTGGAACCCACGCGCAATCTCCTCACCATCCTTTGTTTTCCAATCAATTTCACGCTCCGAATGCAGATACAATTGAAAATCATTGGCCTGAAAGAAATGGTCAGTTACCAGTTGATTGGATGGAAACTCGGATTCAGCAACTGCATCTTAATGGTGAGATGCAAAGAAGGGATTTTGATGTCAAAAGGGCTTCTGAAGATCAAAGTATGTGGATGTCAGCTGGTGCTAGTGATGACAGTTCAAAGCGATTACTTATGGAGCTGCTCCAGCAAAAATCTGGCCAGCAGTCAACTGAGAAAGCAGAAATGACCAGGGGGATTTTGTTTGAGAGGGGCTTTCACTCTGGTCAGTTTTCGGGGACAAATGCTTCAAACTGTTCGTTCAACCCTCTTTTGGACCAGGATACGAGTCTAAACCAAGCCTTTAGTGTTGGGTCATATGGTTCTAATTCAGGTTTGCCACCACAGAGAGATCACGTAGATGAGATTGCCAGTAGTCTTAATGTTGGTGAGAGATTGCCCTTCAAATCTCATTCTGGAGCTTTATCTGAAGTTGAACCTGCCTTTTCCAGCATCAATGATGCCTCTCTG GTGTATCTTGAGGCTCGAGAAAGTATCGGTGGGCAAGCTGGTGTGATGACTGTAGAGGGGGAAATGCCAGTTGTTAACTTGCTTAGCAGGCACAGTTCACTTGGGACTGGag GTGGAAATCTTGACTTCTACAATGACAAGAGTGATAGAGGGGATTCGATTGCGGAGGAAATTCCGATGGAACG GGTGACAGTGACATCAAAAAGGCTGGATAATATCTTGCTGAAGCGTCCGCCTGTCTTACGAGTTTCTTCGACACAGGAGGGTCTATCTGATCTAACTTCTGATACCCTTGTGAGAAGCAAAAATCCTTCAGACGCCATGGCTTCTGAAA GGGGCAAGAGGGAAGCGGGAGGTAACGCAGCAAATCAAGTCCGTGACACCGTGACATCTGGAAAGAAAGATGTGCGGTTCCGACGGACTGCATCTTGTGGTGATGCTGATGTTTCAGAGACATCATTCAGTGACATGCTTAAGAGTAACGCAAAGAAGCCAGCAGCTCAGGAGGCACATGCATCAGAGGCATCGGATGGAACACAATGTGCCCGTAgtggtaagaagaaaggaaagaaaggaaGGCAGATTGATCCTGCTCTTCTTGGATTCAAGGTTACAAGCAATCGCATCATGATGGGTGAGATACAACGGATAGAAGATTAG